Proteins from a genomic interval of Cupriavidus sp. WKF15:
- the madM gene encoding malonate transporter subunit MadM, which produces MTIAAPATMFDNVLLHNGLVTAFAAVGIVMWVSSQISKRLTKGRLHASAIAIMIGLALAYYGGVVTGKEKGLADFALFSGIGLMGGAMLRDFAIVATAFEVQVREARKAGMVGAVSLLLGTLVPFIVGALVARAFGYSDAISMTTIGAGAVTYIVGPVTGAALGASSDVIALSIATGLIKAIIVMVGTPFAAGFLGLNNPRAAMVFGGLAGTVSGVSAGLAATDRRLVPYGALVATFHTGLGCLLGPSVLYLATKAMVGG; this is translated from the coding sequence ATGACTATCGCTGCTCCGGCCACGATGTTCGACAATGTCCTGCTCCACAACGGCCTGGTGACGGCGTTCGCCGCCGTCGGCATTGTGATGTGGGTGTCCTCCCAGATCTCGAAACGGCTCACGAAGGGGCGCCTGCACGCCTCGGCCATCGCCATCATGATCGGCCTGGCGCTGGCGTATTACGGCGGCGTGGTGACCGGCAAGGAAAAAGGGCTCGCCGATTTCGCGCTGTTCTCGGGCATCGGCCTGATGGGCGGTGCCATGCTGCGCGACTTTGCCATTGTGGCCACGGCCTTCGAGGTGCAGGTGCGCGAGGCACGCAAGGCAGGCATGGTGGGTGCCGTGTCGCTGCTCCTGGGCACCCTGGTGCCGTTTATCGTCGGCGCGCTGGTGGCGCGGGCGTTCGGCTACAGCGACGCCATCAGCATGACGACCATCGGTGCCGGCGCGGTGACCTATATCGTTGGCCCCGTAACCGGCGCGGCGCTGGGCGCCAGCTCCGACGTGATTGCGCTGTCGATAGCCACGGGCCTGATCAAGGCCATCATCGTGATGGTCGGCACGCCGTTCGCCGCCGGCTTCCTGGGCCTGAACAACCCGCGCGCCGCGATGGTGTTCGGCGGGCTTGCCGGTACGGTCAGCGGTGTGTCGGCAGGTCTGGCCGCCACCGACCGCCGGCTGGTGCCTTATGGCGCGCTGGTGGCCACGTTCCACACGGGGCTGGGTTGCCTGCTCGGGCCGTCGGTGCTGTACCTGGCCACCAAGGCGATGGTGGGCGGCTGA
- the madL gene encoding malonate transporter subunit MadL, translating into MIIYGTALLAICHLVGLNLGDLLGAAIGVKSNVGGVGIAMLLLIFLRLYLHDRGLMPKETEAGVGFWGAMYIPVVVAMAAQQNVVAALRGGPVALLAAVLAVAASACLIALLSRTGDHEPLPPLQANAVSE; encoded by the coding sequence ATGATCATCTACGGAACCGCGTTACTGGCGATCTGCCATCTGGTGGGCCTGAACCTTGGCGACCTGCTGGGCGCCGCCATCGGCGTCAAATCCAACGTCGGCGGGGTGGGCATCGCCATGCTGCTGCTGATCTTCCTGCGGCTCTACCTGCATGACCGGGGCCTGATGCCGAAGGAGACCGAGGCCGGTGTGGGCTTCTGGGGCGCGATGTATATCCCCGTGGTGGTGGCGATGGCGGCCCAGCAGAATGTGGTGGCAGCGCTGCGCGGCGGTCCGGTGGCATTGCTGGCGGCCGTCCTGGCGGTGGCGGCCAGCGCCTGCCTGATTGCGCTGCTCAGCCGTACCGGCGACCACGAGCCCCTGCCGCCGCTGCAGGCCAATGCCGTGTCGGAATAA
- a CDS encoding glutathione S-transferase family protein yields the protein MDNNEAERMQGSIELYGALTGNCIRAAIALDEAGIPYAVKRVNLAAGEQRSEQHRVLNAFGKVPVLVEYRDGGTFVLTQSNAIMLFAAERSKNTLMPADPVARARVYERFFYFVTDVIAVSHGAFRLEQLGANAQASLINDLARASLIEAERFLESTAFMAGDMFSLADIAAFTITKAFSSNIQWADHPALMQWYEAVARRPGVSHGLKAFESETASKRN from the coding sequence ATGGATAACAATGAGGCAGAGCGCATGCAAGGTTCAATCGAACTGTATGGAGCGTTGACAGGCAACTGCATCCGTGCCGCGATTGCTCTTGACGAGGCGGGCATTCCGTATGCAGTCAAGCGGGTCAATCTGGCTGCAGGCGAACAGCGCAGCGAGCAACATCGTGTCCTGAATGCCTTCGGCAAGGTTCCGGTACTTGTCGAGTACCGGGACGGCGGAACCTTCGTGCTGACGCAGTCAAACGCCATCATGCTGTTTGCGGCGGAGCGTTCCAAGAACACGCTCATGCCCGCCGATCCGGTGGCACGCGCAAGAGTCTATGAGCGTTTTTTCTATTTTGTGACTGACGTTATCGCGGTCAGCCACGGCGCGTTCCGGCTCGAACAACTCGGCGCGAATGCACAGGCCTCGCTCATCAATGATCTGGCAAGAGCCTCCCTCATCGAGGCGGAGCGATTCCTGGAGTCGACAGCGTTCATGGCTGGCGATATGTTTTCGCTTGCCGACATCGCTGCATTCACGATCACCAAGGCTTTCAGCAGCAATATTCAGTGGGCAGATCACCCGGCACTTATGCAGTGGTATGAGGCAGTCGCACGGCGCCCTGGCGTATCACACGGGCTGAAGGCATTCGAATCGGAGACCGCGTCAAAGCGGAACTGA
- a CDS encoding MarR family winged helix-turn-helix transcriptional regulator: protein MRAESQPIGVDQCNCFTVRKAARQISRLYDAYLQPSGLRITQFLILATLNEGESASVNALAERLDIERTAMGKMIGFLERDGYVKVRPSPEDGRIRIVELTPDGRKLFERAAPLWQEAQRQFSVMNGATNVEVLRRSLSEMKVSVGPSSPVE from the coding sequence ATGCGGGCGGAAAGCCAACCCATCGGTGTGGATCAATGCAACTGCTTCACGGTGAGGAAGGCTGCCCGCCAGATCTCGCGTCTTTACGACGCGTATCTCCAACCTTCCGGCCTTCGCATCACGCAATTCCTGATCCTGGCAACGTTGAACGAGGGCGAATCCGCCTCGGTCAATGCCCTGGCTGAGCGACTCGACATCGAGCGCACCGCCATGGGAAAGATGATTGGATTTTTGGAGCGCGATGGCTACGTAAAGGTACGCCCCTCTCCTGAGGACGGTCGTATTCGCATCGTCGAGCTTACCCCGGACGGAAGGAAGCTATTCGAACGGGCAGCGCCGCTCTGGCAAGAAGCGCAGCGTCAATTCAGCGTCATGAACGGAGCGACAAATGTGGAGGTGTTGCGTCGCAGTCTTTCGGAGATGAAGGTCAGCGTTGGGCCCTCATCTCCCGTGGAATAG
- a CDS encoding NmrA family NAD(P)-binding protein, with amino-acid sequence MKDTSILISGATGRTGGAAIDELLQMGQRVRAYVRSDDERAAALRARGVDIAIGDFTDIDQIRAAMEGVSAAYFLHPIAPGILGAAAYFAQAAKEAGVGAIVNMSQISARRESTSHAAQDHWVSERVFDWSGVPTTHLRPTFFADWLVYPHFAKEIWAKKKIEFPFEDGRHAPISTDDQGRVIAHLLAKPEGHGGKIYTLHGPVEMNHTEIAAAMSEVLGAKIEYAPTSIEAFKQKMEQLYKFPPFLVQHLVEVAQHYREGVFQGTNDVIEKITGTPALSVPAFIEKYRSAFA; translated from the coding sequence ATGAAAGACACATCCATTCTCATCAGCGGCGCAACCGGCCGTACCGGCGGTGCCGCCATCGATGAACTGTTGCAGATGGGCCAGCGCGTCCGCGCATATGTGCGCTCGGATGACGAACGCGCAGCGGCGCTGCGGGCACGCGGTGTCGACATCGCCATCGGCGATTTCACCGATATCGACCAGATTCGTGCCGCTATGGAAGGCGTCAGCGCCGCATACTTCCTGCACCCTATCGCGCCGGGAATTCTCGGGGCCGCGGCCTATTTCGCGCAGGCCGCGAAGGAGGCCGGCGTCGGTGCAATCGTCAACATGTCGCAGATATCTGCGCGGCGAGAATCGACCAGCCATGCGGCACAGGACCACTGGGTGTCCGAGCGGGTGTTCGACTGGTCCGGTGTGCCGACGACGCATCTGCGCCCGACCTTCTTCGCGGATTGGCTCGTCTACCCGCATTTCGCGAAGGAGATCTGGGCCAAAAAGAAGATCGAGTTTCCTTTCGAGGACGGACGCCACGCCCCGATCAGCACGGACGACCAGGGCAGGGTCATTGCTCACCTGCTGGCAAAACCCGAAGGCCATGGGGGCAAGATATACACGCTGCACGGCCCAGTGGAAATGAACCACACGGAGATCGCTGCAGCGATGAGCGAGGTGCTCGGCGCCAAGATCGAATATGCTCCGACTTCGATCGAGGCGTTCAAGCAGAAGATGGAGCAGCTATACAAGTTCCCTCCCTTCCTGGTGCAGCACCTCGTCGAAGTCGCCCAGCACTATCGGGAGGGCGTCTTCCAGGGGACTAACGATGTTATCGAGAAGATCACGGGCACACCGGCGCTGTCAGTGCCTGCCTTCATCGAGAAGTACCGAAGCGCATTTGCCTGA
- a CDS encoding plasmid stabilization protein gives MGTLTIRNVDEELKARLRIEAAQHGHSMEEEVREILRRALSQRPSRGGLGSRVHQRFATLADPGLELPPRGEPPRSADLPE, from the coding sequence ATGGGAACGCTGACCATTCGAAATGTGGACGAAGAGTTGAAAGCACGACTCCGGATCGAAGCCGCGCAACACGGCCATTCCATGGAAGAGGAGGTTCGAGAGATCTTGCGACGCGCGCTCAGCCAGCGCCCAAGCCGTGGCGGACTGGGCAGTCGCGTGCACCAGCGCTTCGCCACGCTGGCCGATCCAGGGTTGGAACTGCCGCCGCGCGGCGAGCCACCGCGGTCAGCGGATTTACCGGAATGA
- a CDS encoding type II toxin-antitoxin system VapC family toxin, whose product MIILDTNVLSELMRAQADPSVVGWLDRQEQATFAITAVTVAELFCGIARLPDGHRKAGLQEAALQMLDEEFADRVLPFDEDSAVHYAALASQRDRAGRPISMAAAQIAAICRHHAATLATRNSKDFEGVGILLANPWLD is encoded by the coding sequence ATGATCATCCTCGACACCAATGTCCTATCGGAACTGATGCGAGCCCAGGCGGACCCCTCCGTGGTCGGTTGGCTGGACCGGCAGGAACAAGCCACGTTTGCCATCACCGCCGTGACCGTCGCGGAGCTGTTCTGTGGGATCGCGCGCTTGCCGGACGGGCACCGTAAAGCCGGGCTGCAGGAAGCCGCCTTGCAGATGCTCGATGAGGAATTCGCCGACCGGGTCTTGCCGTTCGACGAGGACTCTGCCGTGCACTATGCCGCGCTCGCCTCCCAGCGCGACCGCGCGGGCCGCCCGATCAGCATGGCCGCCGCACAAATTGCAGCCATCTGCCGACACCACGCCGCCACGCTGGCCACACGCAACAGCAAAGACTTCGAAGGTGTGGGCATCCTTCTGGCGAATCCTTGGCTGGATTGA
- a CDS encoding tetratricopeptide repeat protein, with translation MSAQSYTLQAVLALVGISRSVVNAMLAARIVIPARGAGNRYLFSFQDLLLFRTAHSLRAANVPTAHVIRSLKRLEALGNGRPLTGIRVTALGGAVAVKDEHGHWHVETGQRIMDFDAPGSPAPVVTLNPAFASATTLDGHALLEIARELEHDDPDEAERAYRKAIAADPALVDAYVNLGCMLCDRSCFADAIGLYRDALANGVDSPLVHFNLAVALEDSGAIEAALAEYHACIQLAPDFADAHYNAARLHETMGDDRRAIRHYQQYRRLEGG, from the coding sequence ATGAGCGCGCAGTCGTACACGCTGCAAGCCGTGCTGGCGCTGGTGGGAATCTCGCGTTCCGTGGTGAACGCCATGCTGGCGGCCCGCATCGTGATTCCCGCCCGCGGGGCGGGCAACCGGTACCTCTTTTCCTTCCAGGACCTCCTGCTGTTTCGTACCGCGCATTCCTTGCGCGCCGCGAACGTTCCGACCGCCCACGTGATTCGATCCCTGAAGCGGCTCGAAGCGCTCGGCAACGGGAGGCCGCTGACCGGCATTCGGGTGACTGCGCTGGGCGGCGCAGTGGCCGTCAAGGACGAGCACGGTCACTGGCACGTCGAGACAGGCCAACGGATCATGGATTTCGACGCGCCGGGGAGTCCGGCACCCGTGGTAACACTGAACCCTGCTTTCGCATCGGCCACCACGCTTGATGGCCATGCGCTGCTCGAGATCGCCCGGGAGCTTGAGCACGATGATCCCGACGAAGCCGAGCGGGCCTACAGGAAGGCGATCGCCGCCGATCCGGCGCTGGTCGATGCCTATGTCAACCTGGGATGCATGCTGTGTGACCGGTCATGCTTTGCGGACGCGATCGGACTGTATCGGGATGCGTTGGCGAACGGCGTCGACTCTCCGCTGGTCCACTTCAATCTCGCCGTGGCACTGGAAGACAGTGGCGCCATCGAAGCGGCGCTGGCCGAATACCATGCGTGTATCCAGCTGGCTCCCGACTTTGCGGATGCGCATTACAACGCTGCCCGGCTGCACGAGACGATGGGGGACGACCGGCGGGCCATCCGGCACTATCAACAGTATCGAAGGCTTGAGGGCGGCTAG
- a CDS encoding Ku protein, which yields MAARSLASLSLSFGLVSIPVKLYTATDSESAVRFNLLSKDGSRLKQQYVSEQTREVVPREEMVKGYEFEKDQFVIFSPDELKALEEGASHIVEIVAFVPEKGVDPIYYDKTYYIAPDKRGGKPYSLLRAAMEKTGRCAIAKWASKGKSHMVQIRPIEGGLVFQQLLFADEVRSIADLHVEDAAVSDAELKLAIQLIEQASEDHYDASQYRDEEKQRVLAAIDAKIAGKQIVSPEPVEVSPSGQVIDLVEALKKSLSAGKRTGAATTKAAAAKSAAAESPAPRKSAKRTAATVAAMPKRAAKKA from the coding sequence ATGGCTGCGCGATCACTTGCTTCGCTTTCCCTTTCATTCGGCCTCGTGTCGATACCGGTCAAGCTGTACACGGCGACCGATTCGGAGTCCGCGGTGCGGTTCAATCTGCTCAGCAAGGATGGCTCCCGGCTCAAGCAGCAGTACGTGTCCGAGCAGACGCGCGAGGTGGTGCCGCGGGAAGAAATGGTGAAGGGCTACGAATTCGAGAAGGACCAGTTCGTGATCTTCAGCCCGGACGAACTCAAGGCGCTCGAGGAAGGTGCGAGCCACATCGTGGAGATCGTCGCATTCGTGCCCGAGAAGGGGGTTGACCCGATCTACTACGACAAGACCTATTACATCGCCCCGGACAAGCGCGGCGGCAAGCCCTACAGCCTGCTGCGTGCCGCGATGGAAAAGACCGGGCGGTGCGCGATCGCGAAATGGGCCTCCAAGGGCAAGTCCCACATGGTCCAGATCCGTCCGATCGAGGGCGGGCTCGTCTTTCAGCAACTGCTGTTCGCGGACGAGGTTCGATCCATCGCCGACCTGCATGTCGAGGACGCGGCCGTGTCCGACGCCGAGCTGAAGCTTGCCATCCAGCTGATCGAACAGGCATCCGAGGATCATTACGATGCCAGCCAGTATCGCGACGAAGAGAAGCAGCGGGTGCTGGCGGCGATCGATGCGAAGATCGCCGGCAAGCAGATCGTCTCGCCGGAGCCGGTCGAGGTCTCGCCGTCCGGCCAGGTCATCGATCTGGTGGAGGCTTTGAAGAAGAGCCTGTCGGCAGGCAAGCGCACAGGTGCGGCCACGACCAAAGCCGCCGCCGCGAAATCCGCAGCCGCGGAGTCGCCCGCACCACGCAAGAGTGCAAAGCGCACTGCGGCCACTGTGGCGGCGATGCCAAAGCGCGCGGCGAAGAAGGCATGA
- the ligD gene encoding DNA ligase D: MARNSLERYREKRDFGITAEPPARARARRGKAPLRFVVQKHWARRLHYDFRLELDGVLLSWAVPKGPSFDPSEKRIAIHVEDHPVDYAGFEGVIPPKQYGAGSVIVWDNGTWEPVGDAHAGMAQGKLEFALHGQKLAGRWELVRIAKPGEPDDQWMLFKKRDRWARPHAEYDVITALPDSVVAHPLGPLEGREDSSGTGSRQGADLSAAVPGTAPARLVPQLATPTAKLPAGNGWIIETKFDGYRLLARISDARVRLITRNGHDWTRKLASLAREVEKLDISEGWLDGEIVVLRDGLPDFNALQNAIDGGHNERILYFVFDIPYWEGKDLRRVPLLERRAHLARLVDARSERVRFSESFDAPAAQVFQAAAELGLEGLMLKRDDSPYTSSRNTDWLKAKCRLRQEFVICGFADREGAPGEIGSLLLAVNEDGKLRDVGSVGTGWDSKTAAALRTRLAKLTVDAAPFPVSPTGRSRWGPTRTSAPHWVKPSLVAEVEFADWTPAGQIRQASFKSLRSETPASDVRREAVRVDPGAVGVTVKVTNPERVIDATTGITKLDLVRYYESVADWMLPHLAARPVALLRAPDGIAGEVFFQKHAETTKLPGLREHPAALWPGHGRLLTVDSAEALLAAAQLNVVEFHTWNSTVADIGHPDRVIFDLDPGEGVSWRHVQEAALLMQTLLGELGLAAWLKTSGGKGLHVVVPLVPELDYDTVKDFSRAAVLHLARTIPQRFVSRAGAGNRKGKVFVDYLRNGVGQTTAAAFSARARPGMGVSMPLSWDQLPQLRSADQWSVRNAREYLSFRTHDPWSDFWSTAQSLKGAIEHLG; the protein is encoded by the coding sequence ATGGCGCGCAACTCCCTTGAACGATACCGCGAGAAACGTGATTTTGGCATCACGGCCGAACCACCGGCGCGCGCGCGCGCCCGTCGCGGCAAGGCGCCGCTGCGCTTTGTCGTACAAAAGCACTGGGCCAGGCGCCTGCACTACGATTTCCGCCTGGAACTCGACGGCGTTCTGCTGAGCTGGGCTGTTCCCAAGGGACCGAGCTTCGACCCGTCCGAGAAGCGCATCGCCATCCACGTCGAAGATCATCCCGTCGATTACGCCGGCTTCGAGGGCGTCATCCCGCCGAAACAGTACGGAGCCGGTTCCGTCATTGTCTGGGACAACGGCACGTGGGAGCCCGTGGGCGATGCGCATGCCGGCATGGCGCAGGGCAAGCTCGAATTCGCTTTGCACGGGCAGAAGCTGGCGGGCCGCTGGGAACTGGTGCGAATCGCGAAGCCCGGAGAGCCCGACGACCAGTGGATGCTTTTCAAGAAGCGCGACCGGTGGGCGAGGCCACATGCTGAATACGATGTCATCACGGCCTTGCCGGACAGCGTCGTCGCCCATCCGCTTGGCCCGCTCGAAGGCCGCGAGGACAGCAGCGGTACGGGGTCCCGTCAGGGCGCAGACCTGTCGGCCGCGGTGCCAGGCACGGCGCCGGCGCGCCTGGTTCCGCAACTTGCCACGCCGACGGCGAAGCTGCCGGCCGGCAACGGCTGGATCATCGAGACGAAGTTCGACGGCTACCGGCTGCTGGCCCGGATATCGGATGCCAGGGTTCGCCTGATCACCCGCAACGGCCATGACTGGACGCGCAAGCTCGCCAGCCTCGCCAGGGAAGTCGAGAAGCTCGATATCTCGGAGGGCTGGCTCGACGGCGAGATTGTCGTCCTGCGCGATGGCTTGCCTGACTTCAACGCCCTGCAGAATGCGATCGACGGTGGCCACAACGAGCGGATCCTCTACTTTGTCTTCGATATCCCGTACTGGGAGGGGAAGGATCTCCGGCGCGTGCCGTTGCTGGAACGGCGTGCCCATCTTGCGCGGCTGGTCGACGCTCGATCCGAGCGCGTGCGTTTCAGCGAGAGTTTTGACGCGCCCGCGGCGCAGGTCTTCCAGGCTGCTGCCGAACTGGGCCTGGAAGGCCTGATGCTCAAGCGGGACGACTCCCCTTATACCTCCTCACGGAATACCGACTGGCTCAAGGCCAAATGCAGGTTGCGCCAGGAGTTCGTCATCTGCGGCTTTGCCGACCGGGAAGGCGCGCCCGGCGAGATCGGCAGCCTGCTGCTCGCGGTGAACGAAGACGGGAAGCTGCGTGACGTGGGCAGCGTCGGCACGGGCTGGGACAGCAAGACCGCCGCCGCGCTGCGGACCAGGCTGGCGAAGCTGACGGTCGATGCCGCGCCGTTCCCGGTTTCGCCCACGGGCCGCAGCAGGTGGGGGCCGACGCGCACCAGCGCGCCGCACTGGGTCAAGCCGTCTCTCGTGGCCGAAGTCGAGTTCGCCGACTGGACGCCCGCTGGCCAGATACGCCAGGCATCGTTCAAGTCCTTGCGCAGTGAAACGCCCGCGAGCGACGTTCGCCGCGAGGCGGTGCGGGTCGATCCGGGCGCAGTTGGCGTTACCGTGAAGGTCACCAACCCGGAGCGGGTGATCGACGCGACCACCGGCATCACCAAGCTCGACCTCGTGCGCTACTACGAAAGTGTGGCGGACTGGATGCTGCCGCATCTTGCCGCACGGCCGGTGGCGCTGCTGCGCGCACCGGATGGCATCGCGGGCGAGGTCTTTTTCCAGAAGCACGCCGAGACCACGAAGCTGCCCGGGTTGCGCGAGCATCCGGCAGCGCTGTGGCCAGGGCATGGCCGATTGCTGACGGTGGATTCGGCCGAGGCGCTGCTCGCGGCCGCTCAGTTGAACGTGGTCGAGTTCCACACATGGAATTCAACGGTGGCCGATATCGGCCACCCGGATCGCGTGATCTTTGACCTCGACCCCGGCGAGGGCGTGTCGTGGCGGCACGTGCAGGAGGCGGCATTGCTGATGCAGACGCTGCTGGGCGAACTCGGCCTGGCGGCCTGGCTCAAGACGAGCGGCGGGAAAGGGCTGCACGTTGTCGTACCGCTCGTGCCGGAGCTCGATTACGACACGGTGAAGGACTTCTCGCGCGCGGCAGTCCTGCACCTGGCCAGGACCATCCCCCAACGCTTCGTGTCCAGGGCGGGAGCGGGCAACCGCAAGGGGAAGGTGTTTGTCGACTACCTGCGCAACGGCGTGGGCCAAACCACAGCGGCCGCTTTCTCCGCGCGGGCACGACCGGGCATGGGGGTATCGATGCCGCTATCATGGGACCAGCTGCCTCAACTCAGGAGCGCGGACCAATGGAGTGTACGAAACGCCCGGGAATACCTGAGTTTCCGGACGCATGACCCGTGGAGTGACTTCTGGTCTACGGCACAAAGCCTCAAGGGCGCCATCGAGCATCTGGGCTGA
- a CDS encoding DUF2188 domain-containing protein: MPNIHVVPASDGWTVEHAGGRDRKFYPTQEEAIAAGTQKARQEKVELLIHGRDGQIRERNSFGHDPRDVKG; encoded by the coding sequence ATGCCGAACATTCATGTTGTCCCCGCATCGGATGGGTGGACCGTCGAGCACGCCGGCGGCAGGGACCGCAAGTTCTATCCAACCCAGGAAGAAGCGATCGCTGCCGGCACCCAAAAGGCCAGGCAGGAGAAGGTCGAACTGTTGATCCACGGCCGCGACGGGCAGATCCGCGAGCGGAACTCCTTCGGTCACGACCCGCGCGACGTCAAGGGGTGA
- a CDS encoding thiamine pyrophosphate-binding protein produces MTSTPAQAARTGGRVLVDQLRIHGTERIFCVPGESFLDVLDALHDQPAIDLVVCKHEGAAANMAEADGKLTGRPGICFVTRGPGATHGSIGVHIAQQDSTPMILFVGQIAREHKGREAFQEVDYAAVFGSMAKWAAEIDDPARIPEMVARAFQVATSGRPGPVVLALPEDVLDGLVECADAAPYRPVAAAPRAEDVQALAAALRAAQRPLVIAGGANWTGQAARDFAAFVKAWDLPVACAFRRQDVIDNRDLHYVGHLSLGVNPKLAERVKTADLIVAFGTRLGDIATDGYTLLQAPLPAQKLVHIHADSAELGRVYQAALPIHAGVAAGAAMLASLPAPPAAPWTEWTAGARADHEAFVMPPKPHAELAGVDMAAAMSHLSQVLPEDAVVTNGAGNYAVWLHRFFAYKRPRTQLAPTCGAMGYGLPAAIAAKLRHPGQTVVCLAGDGCFLMYPQEIATAAAHGVNLIVIVVNNGMYGTIRMHQERRYPGRQSGTTLLNPDFVAMAKSCGAWAERVERTGDFAAAFERARQAGKPAVLELLTDPLQITPAMRVSDLPK; encoded by the coding sequence ATGACTTCCACACCTGCCCAGGCCGCCCGCACCGGCGGCCGCGTTCTTGTCGACCAGCTCCGCATCCACGGCACGGAGCGCATCTTCTGCGTGCCGGGCGAGAGCTTTCTCGACGTCCTGGATGCGCTGCACGACCAGCCCGCCATTGACCTCGTCGTTTGCAAGCACGAGGGCGCTGCCGCGAACATGGCCGAGGCCGATGGCAAGCTCACGGGCCGCCCCGGCATCTGCTTCGTGACACGCGGGCCGGGCGCGACGCATGGCAGCATCGGCGTGCATATCGCCCAGCAGGACTCCACGCCGATGATCCTGTTCGTGGGCCAGATCGCACGCGAGCACAAGGGCAGGGAGGCGTTTCAGGAAGTGGACTATGCCGCCGTGTTCGGCTCGATGGCCAAGTGGGCGGCAGAGATCGACGATCCCGCGCGGATTCCGGAGATGGTGGCGCGTGCGTTCCAGGTCGCCACGTCGGGCCGGCCCGGCCCCGTGGTGCTGGCACTGCCCGAAGACGTGCTCGATGGCCTGGTGGAGTGCGCCGATGCCGCGCCTTACCGGCCGGTTGCCGCCGCACCGCGCGCCGAGGATGTGCAGGCACTTGCCGCGGCCTTGCGCGCCGCGCAGCGTCCGCTGGTCATCGCGGGCGGGGCCAACTGGACCGGGCAGGCCGCGCGCGATTTCGCCGCGTTCGTCAAGGCGTGGGATTTGCCCGTGGCCTGCGCGTTCCGTCGCCAGGACGTGATCGACAACCGCGATCTGCACTACGTGGGCCACCTGAGCCTGGGCGTCAATCCGAAGCTGGCGGAGCGCGTGAAGACGGCGGACCTGATCGTGGCGTTCGGCACGCGGCTCGGCGATATCGCGACCGACGGCTACACGCTGCTGCAGGCCCCGCTGCCCGCGCAGAAGCTGGTGCATATCCATGCGGACAGTGCGGAACTGGGGCGCGTGTATCAGGCCGCGCTGCCGATCCACGCGGGCGTGGCGGCCGGTGCCGCGATGCTCGCGTCGCTGCCCGCGCCGCCCGCCGCGCCGTGGACGGAGTGGACCGCCGGCGCGCGTGCCGACCATGAGGCCTTTGTCATGCCACCGAAGCCCCATGCCGAACTGGCGGGCGTGGACATGGCGGCAGCCATGTCGCACCTGAGCCAGGTCTTGCCCGAGGATGCCGTCGTGACCAACGGCGCCGGCAATTATGCGGTCTGGCTGCACCGCTTCTTTGCCTACAAGCGGCCCCGCACGCAACTGGCGCCGACTTGTGGCGCGATGGGCTATGGCCTGCCAGCGGCCATCGCGGCCAAGCTGCGCCATCCCGGACAGACCGTGGTCTGTCTTGCCGGGGATGGCTGCTTCCTGATGTACCCGCAGGAAATCGCCACGGCCGCCGCGCATGGCGTGAACCTGATCGTGATCGTGGTGAACAACGGCATGTACGGCACGATCCGGATGCACCAGGAGCGTCGCTATCCGGGCCGCCAGAGCGGCACGACCCTGCTCAACCCGGATTTCGTAGCGATGGCAAAGTCTTGCGGTGCCTGGGCCGAGCGGGTGGAGCGGACCGGGGACTTTGCCGCGGCGTTCGAGCGTGCGCGGCAGGCGGGCAAGCCGGCCGTGCTGGAATTGCTGACGGACCCGCTGCAGATCACGCCGGCGATGCGGGTCAGCGATTTGCCGAAGTAA